The Kitasatospora setae KM-6054 genome contains a region encoding:
- a CDS encoding chaplin — protein MRNFKKAAVLSVAAAGLVLGSAGLANASAGAEGVAAGSPGVLSGNLIQVPVHVPVNVCGNTVNVIGLLNPAFGNSCANVG, from the coding sequence ATGCGCAACTTCAAGAAGGCCGCGGTCCTGTCCGTCGCCGCCGCCGGCCTGGTCCTCGGCTCCGCCGGTCTGGCCAACGCCTCCGCGGGCGCCGAGGGCGTCGCGGCCGGCTCCCCCGGCGTGCTCTCCGGCAACCTGATCCAGGTCCCGGTGCACGTCCCGGTCAACGTCTGCGGCAACACCGTCAACGTCATCGGCCTGCTGAACCCGGCGTTCGGCAACTCCTGCGCCAACGTCGGCTGA
- a CDS encoding DUF4291 domain-containing protein gives MTETPKRQVRARYDEETVTVYQAFRPEIAEPAVAGGRFPAAFDPGRMTWVKPSFRWLMHRSDWARSEGQQRVLGVVLWRAGFDAALEAAVLSSYERGVHASRAEWQRELRRSEGRAQWDPERDLELRPLAHRSLQLGLSGSLVERYLGEWLVRIDDLTPLARALHATRDPGLLPPERPYPLPAGAAVRLGAS, from the coding sequence GTGACGGAGACACCGAAGAGGCAGGTCAGGGCGCGGTACGACGAGGAGACCGTGACGGTCTACCAGGCGTTCCGGCCGGAGATCGCGGAGCCCGCGGTGGCCGGGGGGCGGTTCCCGGCGGCGTTCGACCCGGGGCGGATGACGTGGGTGAAGCCGTCGTTCCGGTGGCTGATGCACCGCAGCGACTGGGCCAGGAGCGAGGGGCAGCAGCGGGTGCTGGGGGTGGTGCTGTGGCGGGCCGGGTTCGACGCGGCGCTGGAGGCGGCGGTGCTGAGCTCGTACGAGCGGGGGGTGCACGCGTCGCGGGCCGAGTGGCAGCGGGAGCTGCGGCGCTCCGAGGGCCGGGCGCAGTGGGATCCGGAGCGCGACCTGGAGCTGCGGCCGCTGGCGCACCGCTCGCTGCAACTGGGCCTGAGCGGCTCGCTGGTGGAGCGCTACCTGGGCGAGTGGCTGGTGCGGATCGACGACCTGACGCCGCTGGCCCGCGCCCTGCACGCGACCCGGGACCCGGGGCTGCTGCCGCCGGAGCGGCCGTACCCGCTGCCCGCGGGCGCGGCCGTCCGACTGGGGGCGTCCTGA
- a CDS encoding ATP-binding protein: MSVHRRWFSLPREPATVAAGRRRVRDLLTAWNTPLDQDTRFALDLVTSELLGNAVRHATGPAVTVGVHADPLHHRAVIEVYDSSPALPVLPTAADLPDEDAESGRGLLLVAELALAHGVVRKRGGKWVWAEIALPGAAARPIPGPRDGTPRKTPHGGVAPWAMTCQ, from the coding sequence ATGTCCGTCCACCGTCGATGGTTCTCACTGCCCCGCGAGCCCGCCACCGTCGCCGCCGGACGCCGCCGGGTCCGCGACCTCCTCACCGCCTGGAACACCCCGCTCGACCAGGACACCCGCTTCGCCCTCGACCTGGTCACCTCCGAACTGCTCGGCAACGCCGTGCGCCACGCCACCGGCCCCGCCGTCACCGTCGGCGTCCACGCCGACCCGCTGCACCACCGCGCCGTCATCGAGGTCTACGACTCCTCCCCCGCCCTCCCCGTCCTGCCCACCGCCGCCGACCTGCCCGACGAGGACGCCGAGTCCGGCCGCGGCCTGCTGCTGGTCGCCGAACTCGCCCTCGCCCACGGCGTGGTCCGCAAGCGCGGCGGCAAGTGGGTCTGGGCCGAGATCGCCCTCCCGGGCGCCGCCGCCCGCCCCATCCCCGGCCCCCGGGACGGCACCCCGCGCAAGACCCCGCACGGCGGGGTCGCGCCCTGGGCGATGACCTGCCAGTAG
- the hemB gene encoding porphobilinogen synthase, with product MSAEFPSVRPRRLRSTPAMRRLVAETRLHPAELVLPVFVREGITEPKPITSMPGVVQHTRDTLRRAAVEAVEAGVGGLMLFGVPEVQDATGTEGTNPEGILQLAIRDVVSEVGDQVVVMSDLCLDEYTDHGHCGVLAADGSVDNDATLERYAEMAVVQADAGVHLVGPSGMMDGQVAVIRRALDAAGHQDTGILAYTAKYASAFFGPFREAVGSSLKGDRKTYQQDPANARESLRELAQDVAEGADLVMVKPAMSYLDVLRQIADASPVPVSAYQVSGEYAMVEAAAANGWIDRERTILETLTSIRRAGAEQILTYWAVEAAGMLR from the coding sequence GTGTCCGCCGAATTCCCGTCCGTCCGCCCGCGCCGGCTGCGCTCCACCCCGGCGATGCGCCGCCTGGTCGCCGAGACCCGGCTGCACCCGGCCGAGCTGGTCCTGCCGGTGTTCGTCCGCGAGGGCATCACCGAGCCGAAGCCGATCACCTCGATGCCCGGCGTCGTCCAGCACACCCGCGACACCCTGCGCCGGGCCGCCGTCGAGGCCGTCGAGGCCGGCGTCGGCGGCCTGATGCTGTTCGGCGTCCCGGAGGTGCAGGACGCCACCGGCACCGAGGGCACCAACCCCGAGGGCATCCTGCAGCTCGCCATCCGGGACGTGGTCTCCGAGGTCGGCGACCAGGTGGTGGTGATGTCCGACCTCTGCCTGGACGAGTACACCGACCACGGGCACTGCGGGGTGCTCGCCGCCGACGGCTCGGTCGACAACGACGCCACCCTGGAGCGCTACGCCGAGATGGCCGTCGTCCAGGCCGACGCGGGCGTCCACCTGGTCGGCCCGTCCGGCATGATGGACGGCCAGGTCGCCGTCATCCGCCGGGCGCTGGACGCGGCGGGCCACCAGGACACCGGCATCCTCGCCTACACCGCCAAGTACGCGTCCGCGTTCTTCGGCCCGTTCCGGGAGGCCGTCGGCTCCTCGCTCAAGGGCGACCGCAAGACCTACCAGCAGGACCCGGCCAACGCCCGCGAGTCGCTGCGCGAACTCGCCCAGGACGTCGCCGAGGGCGCCGACCTGGTCATGGTCAAGCCCGCGATGTCCTACCTGGACGTGCTGCGGCAGATCGCCGACGCCTCCCCGGTGCCGGTCTCCGCCTACCAGGTCTCCGGCGAGTACGCGATGGTCGAGGCCGCCGCCGCCAACGGCTGGATCGACCGCGAGCGCACCATCCTGGAGACCCTGACCTCGATCCGCCGGGCCGGCGCCGAGCAGATCCTCACCTACTGGGCGGTCGAGGCCGCCGGGATGCTGCGCTGA
- a CDS encoding GntR family transcriptional regulator, whose product MTSHPPAPQPKYQRIAEDLRRDIDSGRYRPGDRLPGENDLMATYGVARMTARQALGVLKDQGVAEARRGVGVFVREFRPIRRRGIQRLSGRTWGGGESVWSADIASRELTVDQLSVTERGAPGRIAAVLGLKGDEPACVRSRRFVLDGKPVLLSDSYLPAALVAGSRITDPDTGPGGTYARLAELGHKPVHFQEQIRSRMPAGDEAERLALAPGTPVFLVHRIAFAEDGQAVEVNEMVLDSASYVLEYDFDA is encoded by the coding sequence ATGACCAGTCACCCACCCGCCCCGCAGCCCAAGTACCAGCGGATCGCCGAGGACCTCAGGCGCGACATCGACTCCGGCCGCTACCGCCCCGGCGACCGGCTCCCGGGCGAGAACGACCTGATGGCGACGTACGGCGTGGCCAGGATGACGGCCCGCCAGGCCCTCGGCGTCCTCAAGGACCAGGGGGTGGCGGAGGCCCGCCGGGGCGTCGGCGTCTTCGTCCGGGAGTTCCGGCCGATACGGCGGCGCGGCATCCAGCGGCTCTCCGGCCGCACCTGGGGCGGCGGCGAGTCGGTCTGGTCGGCGGACATAGCCTCCCGCGAGCTGACGGTCGACCAGCTGAGCGTGACCGAGCGCGGGGCGCCCGGGCGGATCGCCGCCGTGCTCGGCCTCAAGGGCGACGAGCCGGCCTGCGTGCGCAGCCGCCGCTTCGTGCTGGACGGCAAGCCGGTGCTGCTCTCCGACTCGTACCTGCCGGCCGCGTTGGTCGCCGGCAGCCGGATCACCGACCCGGACACCGGCCCCGGCGGCACCTACGCCCGGCTCGCCGAACTGGGGCACAAGCCGGTGCACTTCCAGGAGCAGATCCGCTCCCGGATGCCCGCCGGCGACGAGGCGGAGCGGCTGGCGCTGGCGCCCGGCACCCCGGTGTTCCTGGTGCACCGGATCGCGTTCGCCGAGGACGGGCAGGCGGTGGAGGTCAACGAGATGGTGCTGGACTCGGCCTCGTACGTCCTGGAGTACGACTTCGACGCCTGA
- a CDS encoding chaplin: protein MSIKKAAAVGAAVVGIVAAGAGSAMASSGAEGVAAGSPGVASGNEIQVPVHVPVNLCGNSVDVIGALNPAFGNSCANVG from the coding sequence ATGAGCATCAAGAAGGCTGCCGCCGTCGGCGCCGCTGTCGTGGGCATCGTCGCCGCCGGTGCGGGCTCCGCCATGGCGAGCAGCGGCGCCGAGGGCGTCGCCGCCGGCTCCCCCGGCGTGGCCTCCGGCAACGAGATCCAGGTTCCGGTGCACGTCCCGGTCAACCTGTGCGGCAACTCGGTGGACGTCATCGGCGCCCTGAACCCGGCGTTCGGCAACTCCTGCGCCAACGTCGGCTGA
- a CDS encoding RNA ligase family protein has translation MEKIPTLFERDGAFRVVDRPRAECAWVFAGEGAATEKLDGTNVRLTVRAGQLVRVEKRRNPSAAQKKAGIVDGWYADTAEDAAEDRWILAAARGTDVAGWPDGEHPCEALGPRIQGNPLGLDGHLCLPFDREAPVYEGVPRDYPGLRAYLAELESRFAPGALAEGIVFHHPDGRRAKIKRKDFPGSARPGRA, from the coding sequence ATGGAGAAGATCCCGACGCTGTTCGAGCGGGACGGCGCCTTCCGGGTGGTGGACCGCCCGCGCGCCGAGTGCGCCTGGGTGTTCGCCGGGGAGGGCGCGGCGACCGAGAAGCTGGACGGCACGAACGTCCGACTGACGGTCCGCGCCGGGCAGTTGGTGCGGGTGGAGAAGCGCCGCAACCCGAGCGCCGCGCAGAAGAAGGCGGGCATCGTGGACGGCTGGTACGCCGACACCGCCGAGGACGCCGCCGAGGACCGCTGGATCCTGGCCGCCGCCCGGGGCACCGACGTGGCCGGCTGGCCGGACGGCGAGCACCCGTGCGAGGCGCTGGGCCCGCGGATCCAGGGCAACCCGCTCGGGCTGGACGGGCACCTGTGCCTGCCGTTCGACCGGGAGGCGCCGGTGTACGAGGGGGTGCCGCGCGACTACCCGGGCCTGCGGGCGTACCTGGCGGAGCTGGAGAGCCGGTTCGCGCCGGGCGCGCTCGCCGAGGGCATCGTGTTCCACCACCCGGACGGGCGGCGCGCCAAGATCAAGCGGAAGGACTTCCCCGGGTCCGCCCGGCCCGGGCGCGCCTGA
- a CDS encoding N-acetylglucosamine kinase, whose protein sequence is MAGAALVLGVDVGGTSTRAVVAALDGRVLGRARGAGGNPVAHGVAAAAREIGGTVRAALDGIDPGRVTAGVLGLAGGLVVRPDFTGLWDGLGLGAHPVLVNDVVLAHAAGTAEPDGNVLLSGTGGMAAEIRDHEVRRTADGHGWLLGDRGSGVWLGREAVTGALAAIDRDEPLTGLHAALAVELTGPDGPGADPRSALIAAVHAQAPTRLARLAPVVLARAEAGDPAARALVDRAADHLLDTLALLRPPGSALPVVLAGGLLTAGTPLAARLRALLAARWPAAPLRTAGDGAGAAAWLAARGLGHGTPELHRALTAAPLGDPSI, encoded by the coding sequence GTGGCCGGTGCGGCGTTGGTGCTCGGGGTGGACGTCGGCGGGACCAGCACCCGGGCGGTGGTCGCCGCACTGGACGGGCGGGTGCTCGGCCGGGCCCGGGGCGCGGGCGGGAACCCGGTCGCGCACGGGGTGGCCGCCGCCGCGCGCGAGATCGGCGGCACCGTGCGGGCCGCGCTCGACGGGATCGACCCGGGACGGGTGACGGCCGGGGTGCTGGGCCTGGCGGGCGGACTGGTGGTCCGGCCGGACTTCACCGGACTCTGGGACGGCCTCGGGCTCGGCGCCCACCCGGTGCTGGTCAACGACGTGGTGCTGGCGCACGCGGCCGGCACCGCCGAACCCGACGGGAACGTGCTGCTCAGCGGGACGGGCGGGATGGCCGCCGAGATCCGCGACCACGAAGTGCGCCGCACCGCGGACGGCCACGGCTGGCTGCTGGGCGACCGCGGCTCCGGCGTCTGGCTCGGCCGGGAGGCCGTCACCGGCGCCCTCGCCGCCATCGACCGGGACGAACCGCTGACCGGCCTGCACGCGGCCCTCGCCGTGGAACTGACCGGCCCGGACGGCCCGGGCGCGGACCCGCGCTCCGCCCTGATCGCCGCCGTCCACGCCCAGGCCCCGACCCGGCTGGCCCGGCTCGCCCCGGTCGTGCTGGCCCGCGCCGAGGCCGGCGACCCCGCCGCCCGCGCCCTGGTCGACCGGGCCGCCGACCACCTGCTCGACACCCTCGCCCTGCTCCGCCCGCCCGGCTCCGCGCTGCCCGTCGTGCTGGCCGGCGGCCTGCTCACCGCCGGCACCCCGCTCGCCGCCCGACTCCGCGCGCTGCTCGCCGCCCGCTGGCCCGCCGCCCCGCTCCGCACCGCGGGCGACGGCGCGGGCGCGGCGGCCTGGCTGGCGGCCCGCGGGCTGGGGCACGGCACGCCGGAGCTGCACCGCGCGCTGACGGCCGCGCCTCTGGGCGACCCGTCGATCTGA
- a CDS encoding chaplin — protein MQNVKKAAVLSAAAAGLVLGSAGLANASAGAEGVAANSPGVLSGNAVQVPVHVPVNVCGNSVNVIGLLNPAFGNSCANVDAPVEHVHPAPVDEDC, from the coding sequence ATGCAGAACGTGAAGAAGGCCGCCGTCCTGTCGGCCGCCGCCGCCGGCCTGGTCCTCGGCTCCGCCGGTCTGGCCAACGCCTCGGCCGGCGCCGAGGGCGTCGCCGCCAACTCCCCCGGCGTGCTGTCCGGCAACGCCGTGCAGGTGCCGGTGCACGTCCCGGTGAACGTCTGCGGCAACTCGGTCAACGTCATCGGCCTGCTGAACCCCGCGTTCGGCAACTCCTGCGCCAACGTCGACGCCCCGGTCGAGCACGTGCACCCGGCGCCGGTGGACGAGGACTGCTGA